Proteins encoded within one genomic window of Nomia melanderi isolate GNS246 chromosome 8, iyNomMela1, whole genome shotgun sequence:
- the ewg gene encoding DNA-binding protein Ewg isoform X2, whose amino-acid sequence MVSLPTAESGTMDRISDDEDDEPSSGSETYEEGDLLSAAMDDDVTAQLAAAGPVGVAAAAAIVSAKKRKRPHSFETNPSIRKRQQNRLLRKLRQTIDEFATRVGQQAVVLVATPGKPNSSYKVFGAKPLEDVVKNLKNVIMEELESALAQQAPPPVQDDPSLYELPPLIIDGIPTPVEKMTQAQLRAFIPLMLKYSTGRGKPGWGRDSTRPPWWPKELPWANVRMDARSEDEKQKISWTHALRQIVINCYKFHGREDLLPAFSEEDDKSNVLIQQSAPHSSSHPSHSSTQGQGGQSQQQQTVGVVRLSSTDSSKGNSSPAQIIAASPTALATATQMTTQYPTAVLQTITNPDGTVSIIQVDPNNPIITLPDGTTAQVQGVATIHTSQGEVQALAEVAGSAEGTSVAVDLNSVTEATLGQDGQIILTGEDGHGYPVSVSGVITVPVSASMYQTMVANIQSDGTMQVVTPMVQVPKVEPGNGETSIEAVTIQGHPMTMINAAGEHQVLQVISLKDANVLTKAMQAEVVKDEDSQQQQTVSSPE is encoded by the exons ATGGTATCTCTGCCCACTGCAGAGTCTGGCACAATGGACAGAATCTcagatgatgaagatgatgagcCAAGTAGTGGATCCGAAACGTACGAGGAGGGTGACCTTCTCTCAGCTGCCATGGATGATGACGTGACGGCCCAGCTAGCAGCTGCAG GCCCTGTTGGCGTAGCCGCAGCCGCCGCCATTGTGTCTgcgaaaaagaggaaacgacctcATAGTTTTGAAACAAATCCCAGCATTAGGAAGAGACAACAAAACAGACTTCTGAGAAAACTCAGA CAAACAATAGATGAATTTGCAACGCGAGTTGGACAACAGGCAGTAGTATTAGTAGCTACACCCGGAAAGCCAAACAGTAGTTATAAAGTATTTGGGGCGAAACCATTAGAAGATGtagtaaaaaatttaaagaatgttaTAATGGAAGAACTTGAAAGTGCACTCGCACAACAAGCTCCACCTCCAGTACAAGATGACCCATCCTTATACGAATTACCACCTCTTATAATAGATGGCATACCTACACCTGTCGAGAAAATGACACAAGCTCAGCTCAGGGCGTTTATCCCCTTGATGCTGAAGTATTCCACGGGTAGGGGTAAACCTGGCTGGGGTAGGGATAGTACACGACCACCTTGGTGGCCAAAAGAACTACCATGGGCAAACGTTCGTATGGATGCAAGATCTGAGGATGAGAAACAAAAG ATTTCTTGGACTCACGCGTTAAGGCAAATTGTAATAAACTGTTATAAATTTCACGGAAGAGAAGATCTTCTACCTGCATTCAGTGAAGAGGATGATAAGTCAAATGTATTAATACAACAGTCGGCTCCTCATTCCTCGTCGCACCCATCACATTCGTCCACTCAGGGGCAAGGTGGACAGTCACAACAACAACAGACGGTGGGAGTTGTTCGCCTGAGCAGCACGGATTCATCTAAGGGAAACTCTTCGCCAGCACAAATCATTGCCGCGTCTCCCACAGCTCTTGCCACTGCCACTCAG ATGACGACTCAGTATCCAACGGCAGTTTTGCAAACGATAACGAACCCCGATGGTACTGTTTCTATCATCCAAGTGGATCCTAATAACCCAATAATCACGTTACCGGATGGTACAACAGCTCAAGTGCAAGGGGTTGCTACC ATTCATACGAGTCAAGGGGAAGTTCAAGCTCTCGCCGAAGTAGCAGGTAGCGCGGAGGGTACTAGCGTCGCTGTCGACCTGAACAGTGTTACAGAAGCGACATTAGGCCAAGACGGTCAGATCATTCTCACAGGAGAAGACGGACACG GCTATCCTGTCTCGGTGTCGGGTGTAATAACGGTACCGGTATCCGCTAGTATGTATCAGACAATGGTCGCCAATATACAAAGTGACGGCACAATGCAGGTAGTTACGCCGATGGTCCAAGTACCGAAAGTTGAGCCGGGGAACGGAGAAACTAGTATCGAAGCCGTCACTATACAGGGCCATCCGATGACAATGATAAACGCAGCCGGTGAACATCAAGTTCTACAAGTGATATCGTTGAAGGATGCCAATGTCCTCACCAAAGCTATGCAAGCTGAAGTAGTGAAGGATGAGGATAGTCAGCAACAACAAACCGTCTCTAGTCCAGAATAa
- the ewg gene encoding DNA-binding protein Ewg isoform X1, with translation MVSLPTAESGTMDRISDDEDDEPSSGSETYEEGDLLSAAMDDDVTAQLAAAGWQIKHANGPVGVAAAAAIVSAKKRKRPHSFETNPSIRKRQQNRLLRKLRQTIDEFATRVGQQAVVLVATPGKPNSSYKVFGAKPLEDVVKNLKNVIMEELESALAQQAPPPVQDDPSLYELPPLIIDGIPTPVEKMTQAQLRAFIPLMLKYSTGRGKPGWGRDSTRPPWWPKELPWANVRMDARSEDEKQKISWTHALRQIVINCYKFHGREDLLPAFSEEDDKSNVLIQQSAPHSSSHPSHSSTQGQGGQSQQQQTVGVVRLSSTDSSKGNSSPAQIIAASPTALATATQMTTQYPTAVLQTITNPDGTVSIIQVDPNNPIITLPDGTTAQVQGVATIHTSQGEVQALAEVAGSAEGTSVAVDLNSVTEATLGQDGQIILTGEDGHGYPVSVSGVITVPVSASMYQTMVANIQSDGTMQVVTPMVQVPKVEPGNGETSIEAVTIQGHPMTMINAAGEHQVLQVISLKDANVLTKAMQAEVVKDEDSQQQQTVSSPE, from the exons ATGGTATCTCTGCCCACTGCAGAGTCTGGCACAATGGACAGAATCTcagatgatgaagatgatgagcCAAGTAGTGGATCCGAAACGTACGAGGAGGGTGACCTTCTCTCAGCTGCCATGGATGATGACGTGACGGCCCAGCTAGCAGCTGCAGGTTGGCAAATCAAACACGCTAATG GCCCTGTTGGCGTAGCCGCAGCCGCCGCCATTGTGTCTgcgaaaaagaggaaacgacctcATAGTTTTGAAACAAATCCCAGCATTAGGAAGAGACAACAAAACAGACTTCTGAGAAAACTCAGA CAAACAATAGATGAATTTGCAACGCGAGTTGGACAACAGGCAGTAGTATTAGTAGCTACACCCGGAAAGCCAAACAGTAGTTATAAAGTATTTGGGGCGAAACCATTAGAAGATGtagtaaaaaatttaaagaatgttaTAATGGAAGAACTTGAAAGTGCACTCGCACAACAAGCTCCACCTCCAGTACAAGATGACCCATCCTTATACGAATTACCACCTCTTATAATAGATGGCATACCTACACCTGTCGAGAAAATGACACAAGCTCAGCTCAGGGCGTTTATCCCCTTGATGCTGAAGTATTCCACGGGTAGGGGTAAACCTGGCTGGGGTAGGGATAGTACACGACCACCTTGGTGGCCAAAAGAACTACCATGGGCAAACGTTCGTATGGATGCAAGATCTGAGGATGAGAAACAAAAG ATTTCTTGGACTCACGCGTTAAGGCAAATTGTAATAAACTGTTATAAATTTCACGGAAGAGAAGATCTTCTACCTGCATTCAGTGAAGAGGATGATAAGTCAAATGTATTAATACAACAGTCGGCTCCTCATTCCTCGTCGCACCCATCACATTCGTCCACTCAGGGGCAAGGTGGACAGTCACAACAACAACAGACGGTGGGAGTTGTTCGCCTGAGCAGCACGGATTCATCTAAGGGAAACTCTTCGCCAGCACAAATCATTGCCGCGTCTCCCACAGCTCTTGCCACTGCCACTCAG ATGACGACTCAGTATCCAACGGCAGTTTTGCAAACGATAACGAACCCCGATGGTACTGTTTCTATCATCCAAGTGGATCCTAATAACCCAATAATCACGTTACCGGATGGTACAACAGCTCAAGTGCAAGGGGTTGCTACC ATTCATACGAGTCAAGGGGAAGTTCAAGCTCTCGCCGAAGTAGCAGGTAGCGCGGAGGGTACTAGCGTCGCTGTCGACCTGAACAGTGTTACAGAAGCGACATTAGGCCAAGACGGTCAGATCATTCTCACAGGAGAAGACGGACACG GCTATCCTGTCTCGGTGTCGGGTGTAATAACGGTACCGGTATCCGCTAGTATGTATCAGACAATGGTCGCCAATATACAAAGTGACGGCACAATGCAGGTAGTTACGCCGATGGTCCAAGTACCGAAAGTTGAGCCGGGGAACGGAGAAACTAGTATCGAAGCCGTCACTATACAGGGCCATCCGATGACAATGATAAACGCAGCCGGTGAACATCAAGTTCTACAAGTGATATCGTTGAAGGATGCCAATGTCCTCACCAAAGCTATGCAAGCTGAAGTAGTGAAGGATGAGGATAGTCAGCAACAACAAACCGTCTCTAGTCCAGAATAa
- the ewg gene encoding DNA-binding protein Ewg isoform X3 has translation MVSLPTAESGTMDRISDDEDDEPSSGSETYEEGDLLSAAMDDDVTAQLAAAGWQIKHANGPVGVAAAAAIVSAKKRKRPHSFETNPSIRKRQQNRLLRKLRQTIDEFATRVGQQAVVLVATPGKPNSSYKVFGAKPLEDVVKNLKNVIMEELESALAQQAPPPVQDDPSLYELPPLIIDGIPTPVEKMTQAQLRAFIPLMLKYSTGRGKPGWGRDSTRPPWWPKELPWANVRMDARSEDEKQKISWTHALRQIVINCYKFHGREDLLPAFSEEDDKSNVLIQQSAPHSSSHPSHSSTQGQGGQSQQQQTMTTQYPTAVLQTITNPDGTVSIIQVDPNNPIITLPDGTTAQVQGVATIHTSQGEVQALAEVAGSAEGTSVAVDLNSVTEATLGQDGQIILTGEDGHGYPVSVSGVITVPVSASMYQTMVANIQSDGTMQVVTPMVQVPKVEPGNGETSIEAVTIQGHPMTMINAAGEHQVLQVISLKDANVLTKAMQAEVVKDEDSQQQQTVSSPE, from the exons ATGGTATCTCTGCCCACTGCAGAGTCTGGCACAATGGACAGAATCTcagatgatgaagatgatgagcCAAGTAGTGGATCCGAAACGTACGAGGAGGGTGACCTTCTCTCAGCTGCCATGGATGATGACGTGACGGCCCAGCTAGCAGCTGCAGGTTGGCAAATCAAACACGCTAATG GCCCTGTTGGCGTAGCCGCAGCCGCCGCCATTGTGTCTgcgaaaaagaggaaacgacctcATAGTTTTGAAACAAATCCCAGCATTAGGAAGAGACAACAAAACAGACTTCTGAGAAAACTCAGA CAAACAATAGATGAATTTGCAACGCGAGTTGGACAACAGGCAGTAGTATTAGTAGCTACACCCGGAAAGCCAAACAGTAGTTATAAAGTATTTGGGGCGAAACCATTAGAAGATGtagtaaaaaatttaaagaatgttaTAATGGAAGAACTTGAAAGTGCACTCGCACAACAAGCTCCACCTCCAGTACAAGATGACCCATCCTTATACGAATTACCACCTCTTATAATAGATGGCATACCTACACCTGTCGAGAAAATGACACAAGCTCAGCTCAGGGCGTTTATCCCCTTGATGCTGAAGTATTCCACGGGTAGGGGTAAACCTGGCTGGGGTAGGGATAGTACACGACCACCTTGGTGGCCAAAAGAACTACCATGGGCAAACGTTCGTATGGATGCAAGATCTGAGGATGAGAAACAAAAG ATTTCTTGGACTCACGCGTTAAGGCAAATTGTAATAAACTGTTATAAATTTCACGGAAGAGAAGATCTTCTACCTGCATTCAGTGAAGAGGATGATAAGTCAAATGTATTAATACAACAGTCGGCTCCTCATTCCTCGTCGCACCCATCACATTCGTCCACTCAGGGGCAAGGTGGACAGTCACAACAACAACAGACG ATGACGACTCAGTATCCAACGGCAGTTTTGCAAACGATAACGAACCCCGATGGTACTGTTTCTATCATCCAAGTGGATCCTAATAACCCAATAATCACGTTACCGGATGGTACAACAGCTCAAGTGCAAGGGGTTGCTACC ATTCATACGAGTCAAGGGGAAGTTCAAGCTCTCGCCGAAGTAGCAGGTAGCGCGGAGGGTACTAGCGTCGCTGTCGACCTGAACAGTGTTACAGAAGCGACATTAGGCCAAGACGGTCAGATCATTCTCACAGGAGAAGACGGACACG GCTATCCTGTCTCGGTGTCGGGTGTAATAACGGTACCGGTATCCGCTAGTATGTATCAGACAATGGTCGCCAATATACAAAGTGACGGCACAATGCAGGTAGTTACGCCGATGGTCCAAGTACCGAAAGTTGAGCCGGGGAACGGAGAAACTAGTATCGAAGCCGTCACTATACAGGGCCATCCGATGACAATGATAAACGCAGCCGGTGAACATCAAGTTCTACAAGTGATATCGTTGAAGGATGCCAATGTCCTCACCAAAGCTATGCAAGCTGAAGTAGTGAAGGATGAGGATAGTCAGCAACAACAAACCGTCTCTAGTCCAGAATAa
- the shf gene encoding WNT inhibitory factor 1 codes for MQWAAAALASAAIALLLDTAAARHHHRSGNGHKPSGDISLWIDQQQIKMFSGLEMEIFAITEGRVLPYLLDPEFESKLPIIPSEVTYVNFTWKSGVKKYYYNFYRLKSFDESILKTPSITIKTQGRVPKRPKEFSVMLPCSGNNSGIAQLGIGLMIETRKGKPLNGTPLRLNLRKECTVREPNPGPCPDGYLGPPHCKKALCYPNCMNGGNCTAPGICSCPPGFQGPYCEGGICAEKCLNGGKCVQKDTCECPKGYFGLHCEFSKCVIPCLNGGKCKGNNICRCPAGFKGDHCEIGRRSPQRSACTRACRNGTCQPDNTCLCEPGWFGKLCNKNKPWA; via the exons ATGCAGTGGGCCGCAGCCGCCCTGGCCTCGGCGGCGATCGCTCTGCTCCTGGACACGGCGGCCGCGAGGCATCACCATCGGTCCGGCAATGGGCACAAACCGTCCGGTGACATCTCTCTCTGGATCGACCAGCAACAGATTAAAATGTTCAGCG GGCttgaaatggaaatattcgCGATCACCGAGGGCAGGGTGTTGCCGTATCTGCTGGACCCCGAATTCGAGAGTAAACTGCCGATCATCCCGAGCGAGGTAACTTACGTGAACTTCACATGGAAGTCCGGCGTAAAGAAATATTACTACAACTTTTACCGGTTGAAATCCTTCGACGAGTCGATCCTCAAAACCCCGTCTATCACAATCAAAACACAAGGAAGAGTTCCCAAGAGACCGAAGG AATTCAGCGTGATGTTGCCCTGTTCCGGCAATAACTCGGGTATAGCGCAACTGGGTATTGGTCTGATGATCGAGACACGCAAGGGGAAACCTTTAAACGGAACACCCCTTCGTCTTAACCTGAGAAAAGAATGCACCGTGCGCG AACCTAATCCTGGGCCGTGTCCTGATGGTTACTTAGGACCTCCCCATTGTAAAAAGGCATTGTGTTATCCAAATTGTATGAATGGTGGTAATTGTACAGCTCCTGGCATCTGTTCCTGTCCACCAGGATTTCAGGGACCATATTGTGAAGGAG GTATCTGTGCAGAGAAATGTTTGAATGGTGGAAAATGTGTACAGAAGGACACCTGTGAATGTCCTAAAGGGTATTTTGGATTACATTGTGAATTCT CAAAGTGCGTAATACCCTGTTTGAATGGAGGTAAATGTAAAGGTAACAATATCTGCAGATGTCCTGCAGGTTTCAAAGGTGACCATTGTGAAATTGGTAGAAGATCTCCGCAACGTTCTGCTTGCACAAGAGCTTGCAGGAATGGAACTTGTCAACCCGATAATACATGTTTGTGTGAACCTGGATGGTTTGGAAAATTGTGTAATAAGAATAAGCCATGGGCTTGA
- the Coq7 gene encoding ubiquinone biosynthesis protein COQ7, mitochondrial — protein MLHLRQLGVRFISTSAASRATKANKLLDSIIRVDHAGELGADRIYAGQMAVLGRTPVGPTIQHMWDQEKRHRQKFEDLIRKYRVRPTVLTPVWNVAGFVLGAGTALMGEKAAMACTVAVETVITEHYNDQLRTLMDSGEKVDEELLDTIKQFRDEEQEHHDTGINHGAEQAPFYQALTNVIKFGCKTAISISKVV, from the exons atgcTACACTTAAGGCAGCTCGGAGTTCGTTTTATCAGCACATCTGCAGCTTCAAGGGCAACTAAGGCAAACAAACTGTTAGATTCAATTATAAGAGTAGATCATGCTGGAGAATTAGGAGCTGATAGAATATATGCTGGACAGATGGCTGTTTTAG GCAGGACTCCAGTTGGTCCAACTATCCAACATATGTGGGATCAAGAAAAAAGGCATCGacaaaaatttgaagatttaattagaaaatatcgtGTGAGACCCACCGTTTTGACACCTGTTTGGAATGTTGCTGGTTTTGTTTTGGGTGCTGGTACAGCACTTATGGGAGAAAAAGCAGCTATGGCTTGCACAGTGGCCGTAGAAACAGTGATCACAGAACATTACAATGATCAATTACGTACTTTAATGGATAGTGGTGAAAAAGTGGATGAAGAATTGTTAGATACCATAAAACAGTTCAGAGATGAAGAACAAGAACACCATGACACAGGTATAAATCATGGAGCGGAACAAGCACCATTCTACCAAGCATTAACAAATGTGATTAAGTTCGGCTGTAAGACAGCCATATCAATATCTAAAGTAGTATAA